The Leishmania major strain Friedlin complete genome, chromosome 28 genome includes a region encoding these proteins:
- a CDS encoding putative protein transport protein Sec13, which yields MWSPVAVLQCSGEEQAATVTCVAWAPPALYTAALVTCTEATNEVALWCDVGNDAQYRKIYVYTLATPGWCVAWAPHEYGKLFAVGCADGAVVVFTGGPDGSWDIHSFESHPHGCSGLSFAPFFPPGALLMAPLEEDVGNVPGNAPPIPLAPPRMVTCGGGRFVKLWTHSFAPRPGEEGSSVALGSVWTPIELEAAEASSTPAWREVGWAPNLGLPFTYIAAGSEDGLVAVWVQDGPASNPWQCRLLPPPHGTPGENVTKLSWSLVGTFLLVSYADGTVAMWKETSNHGAWRVVSELENPTL from the coding sequence ATGTGGAGCCCAGTCGCGGTGCTCcagtgcagcggcgaggaacaggcggcgacggtgacgtgCGTGGCATGGGCTCCTCCCGCCTTATACACGGCTGCCCTCGTCACGTGCACTGAGGCGACCAATGAGGTGGCTCTCTGGTGTGACGTGGGCAACGACGCACAGTATCGCAAAATCTACGTCTACACCTTGGCCACACCGGGCTGGTGTGTTGCATGGGCCCCGCACGAGTACGGGAAGCTGTTTGCCGTCGGCTGCGCGGATGGGGCGGTGGTCGTCTTTACCGGTGGCCCAGACGGCTCGTGGGACATCCACTCCTTCGAGAGCCACCCGCACGGTTGCAGCGGCCTCTCCTTCGCTCCGTTTTTTCCGCCGGGAGCGCTGCTCATGGCGCCTCTGGAGGAAGACGTTGGTAATGTTCCGGGCAATGCGCCGCCGATACCGCTCGCACCACCCCGTATGGTCACatgcggtggtggccggTTCGTGAAGCTCTGGACGCACTCGTTCGCGCCTCGACCCGGCGAAGAAGGCAGCAGCGTAGCGCTGGGATCTGTGTGGACGCCCAtagagctggaggcggccgagGCGTCGAGCACCCCAGCTTGGCGGGAGGTGGGTTGGGCACCGAATCTGGGCCTGCCGTTTACGTACATTGCAGCCGGTTCAGAGGACGGACTGGTGGCAGTCTGGGTGCAGGATGGACCCGCCTCGAACCCGTGGCAGTGCCGCCTTCTGCCCCCGCCCCACGGCACTCCAGGCGAGAATGTGACGAAGCTCTCGTGGTCTTTGGTAGGTACGTTCCTCTTGGTGTCCTACGCTGATGGCACGGTGGCGATGTGGAAGGAGACGAGTAATCATGGAGCGTGG